Proteins found in one Desulfosporosinus sp. Sb-LF genomic segment:
- a CDS encoding methyl viologen-reducing hydrogenase — protein sequence MRPKVVMEMLSACDGCEVSILDLGEDLLKVLEKISIVHAPLLMDHKYFSAENGSREINIPKADIGILSGSIRNEENLEVARAVREKCDIVIANGTCACMGGIPAMANVIPLDVLKEGIYPPEFIEEDSKLMKLPAFTNKVTALNEVMQVDIFIPGCPPSPEMFASALTAVLEGRKFELPIDTVCNECPKTKEKRTVSADNGLAFPEMIRPLEPLPINDRCVFEQGYFCMGAATRSGCGAKCLKVDMPCRGCMGPKRIGDNPRAELLGSLSSYGYTLRDVNDRRAAFNWFTGAHNNLRPIR from the coding sequence TTGAGACCTAAAGTTGTAATGGAGATGCTGTCGGCCTGTGACGGCTGTGAGGTTTCGATCCTCGACCTCGGCGAGGACCTTTTGAAAGTTCTGGAAAAGATCAGCATAGTTCACGCGCCATTGCTAATGGACCACAAATATTTTAGTGCCGAGAATGGTAGTCGTGAAATTAACATTCCCAAGGCTGATATAGGCATTCTTTCAGGTAGCATCCGTAATGAGGAAAATTTAGAGGTTGCCAGAGCAGTGCGGGAAAAATGCGACATAGTTATTGCAAACGGAACTTGTGCTTGTATGGGTGGGATTCCCGCCATGGCCAATGTCATACCTCTAGACGTGTTAAAAGAAGGTATTTATCCTCCTGAGTTCATAGAGGAAGATAGTAAGCTTATGAAATTACCGGCCTTTACTAACAAGGTTACTGCCCTGAACGAGGTTATGCAGGTTGATATTTTTATCCCAGGATGTCCGCCTTCTCCCGAAATGTTTGCTTCAGCTCTTACGGCGGTTCTCGAGGGTAGGAAGTTTGAATTGCCTATTGACACAGTCTGCAACGAGTGCCCGAAAACCAAGGAAAAACGAACTGTCTCCGCTGACAACGGTTTAGCGTTTCCTGAAATGATCCGACCACTTGAGCCTCTGCCAATCAATGACCGGTGCGTTTTTGAGCAGGGTTATTTTTGCATGGGGGCAGCTACCAGAAGCGGTTGTGGGGCCAAGTGCCTTAAAGTAGATATGCCTTGCCGGGGATGCATGGGTCCCAAGAGAATTGGAGACAACCCACGTGCTGAACTGCTTGGTTCACTATCTAGTTATGGGTACACGTTAAGGGATGTTAACGACCGGCGAGCAGCTTTTAACTGGTTTACGGGGGCTCACAACAATTTGCGACCGATTCGCTAA
- a CDS encoding fumarate reductase/succinate dehydrogenase flavoprotein subunit has translation MAIRRIEADVVVLGGGSAGTFAAIKAKNANPKARVVVLDKGPIETSGAIGRGMDALNIVSVPGYGTPEDVVEALTKVSEGILDQDLAYTLGQGTYGVIKDLEDYTGREPGDLFPVDENGNYKCNYLHPTNKPLYLAMDGEDIKRALAREVRKLGCTVLDRTPVVRLFTEDGKVTGVFAFNIRTGQHYLISAPAVIITSGCVGKFGMPRDGYLSGIYEFPGNTGEGFSLAYHAGAELVNMECFQTNLLMKDFNGPACGYVVIPRGGYGINALGEKYWSHGYWSGDMFLAVWKEFMEGRGPVYLKLDHLPEETIQGLEKILWGTERTVRGQFHKQRNENYRCWDSVEQGMEEITLCSGHSMSGIFVNKNTETTVKGLFAAGDCAAVPQQYLPGAFVFGGIAGRAAAEYAATAKAPKLKVDVDNLWKEIRAPLDRPDGLPVDQVETKIRTKISQYITPPKSDPLMQKMLWWIERMRREDVPNIKVRDYHDMIKATEVQSIIDCAEMATKASLFRTESRWGLSHYRLAYPARDPKWDGKYCVVKKNLDTNEMELSSKDVQKYKWDYPNRLEYDYPEMKHDLGKGFTHPPNDFNDPWIVEKVDREGMDIPKRMFVKKED, from the coding sequence GTGGCAATAAGAAGAATTGAAGCTGATGTAGTAGTCCTTGGTGGAGGAAGTGCAGGAACTTTTGCAGCAATTAAGGCAAAAAATGCAAACCCAAAGGCCAGAGTGGTTGTTTTAGACAAAGGACCCATTGAAACCTCTGGTGCTATCGGTCGTGGAATGGATGCATTAAATATTGTTTCGGTGCCAGGTTATGGGACTCCTGAGGATGTTGTTGAAGCACTGACCAAGGTATCAGAAGGTATTTTAGACCAAGATTTAGCTTATACCCTGGGGCAAGGCACCTATGGTGTTATTAAAGACTTAGAGGACTATACCGGTCGAGAACCCGGCGACCTATTCCCAGTAGATGAGAATGGTAATTACAAGTGTAATTATTTGCATCCTACGAACAAGCCACTTTACCTGGCGATGGATGGAGAAGACATCAAACGAGCTCTTGCTCGTGAGGTCAGAAAATTGGGCTGCACCGTCCTCGACCGGACTCCAGTAGTGCGTCTTTTTACGGAAGACGGCAAGGTCACAGGTGTTTTTGCATTTAATATTAGAACTGGACAGCACTATCTTATCAGTGCCCCAGCAGTGATTATCACCTCCGGTTGCGTTGGCAAGTTCGGAATGCCACGTGATGGATATCTAAGTGGCATTTATGAATTTCCTGGCAATACTGGCGAAGGATTTTCTCTTGCCTACCATGCCGGGGCCGAACTAGTTAATATGGAATGTTTCCAAACTAATCTACTGATGAAAGATTTTAACGGCCCGGCCTGCGGTTATGTGGTTATTCCACGCGGTGGATATGGCATCAATGCTTTAGGTGAAAAATACTGGAGTCACGGTTATTGGTCAGGCGATATGTTCCTAGCGGTTTGGAAGGAATTTATGGAAGGTCGTGGTCCAGTTTACCTTAAGTTGGACCATCTCCCAGAGGAAACCATTCAGGGTTTGGAAAAAATTCTGTGGGGCACAGAGCGTACGGTGCGGGGGCAGTTCCATAAACAGCGGAATGAGAACTACCGGTGTTGGGATTCAGTAGAACAGGGTATGGAAGAAATCACCCTGTGCAGTGGCCACAGCATGTCAGGTATTTTCGTAAATAAAAACACCGAGACCACGGTCAAGGGCTTGTTTGCTGCAGGTGACTGTGCTGCTGTACCACAGCAATACCTACCAGGTGCCTTTGTATTTGGAGGGATTGCCGGCCGAGCAGCAGCAGAATATGCTGCAACTGCAAAAGCTCCCAAGCTCAAAGTAGACGTTGACAACCTTTGGAAGGAAATCAGAGCACCACTTGATCGTCCTGATGGACTGCCTGTTGATCAGGTAGAAACCAAAATTAGAACCAAAATTAGTCAGTATATTACACCGCCCAAGAGCGATCCACTTATGCAAAAGATGCTCTGGTGGATAGAACGGATGCGTCGTGAAGACGTTCCCAACATCAAGGTTCGAGATTACCACGATATGATTAAGGCCACTGAAGTTCAAAGCATCATCGACTGCGCCGAAATGGCGACTAAGGCTTCCCTGTTTCGTACCGAAAGTCGCTGGGGTCTTAGCCACTATCGCCTGGCCTATCCTGCTCGTGATCCAAAATGGGACGGGAAGTATTGCGTCGTCAAAAAGAATCTCGACACCAATGAAATGGAGTTATCGAGCAAGGATGTTCAGAAATACAAGTGGGATTACCCGAACAGGCTGGAGTACGACTATCCGGAGATGAAGCATGACCTTGGAAAAGGGTTTACCCATCCCCCTAACGATTTTAATGACCCCTGGATCGTTGAAAAGGTTGACCGGGAAGGAATGGATATACCCAAGAGAATGTTTGTCAAAAAGGAGGACTAG
- a CDS encoding ferredoxin family protein, whose translation MSGCDCKKYEWVKVDKSKCDGCGNCVEFCPRDVLRLDNQGFPYMAYRDDCWYCDVCKFMCQLDAIELETVPYLIR comes from the coding sequence ATGAGTGGCTGTGATTGCAAAAAGTATGAGTGGGTTAAAGTTGATAAGTCTAAATGCGATGGGTGCGGCAACTGTGTTGAGTTCTGCCCACGCGACGTGTTGCGCCTTGATAACCAAGGTTTCCCATACATGGCTTATCGTGATGACTGTTGGTACTGCGATGTCTGCAAATTTATGTGCCAATTAGATGCCATTGAACTTGAGACCGTCCCGTACCTGATTCGCTAA